A genomic region of Streptosporangium lutulentum contains the following coding sequences:
- a CDS encoding RNA polymerase sigma factor yields the protein MIAVSDTASVVDPERFGTVFDAHYEEIRRYIGRRLDLGVAEDLAAETFLIAFRRRGRFDPARGTIRPWLYGIATNLIGRHRRAELRRYRALARTGPPPDEDGHDQRVADRVTAGVTVGRLSEALAGLSKGERDVVLLIAYGGLTYDEVAEALGVAYGTVASRLSRARAKLHKSLGVEAR from the coding sequence ATGATCGCTGTTTCCGACACCGCCTCGGTCGTCGATCCCGAGCGGTTCGGCACCGTCTTCGACGCGCACTACGAGGAGATCCGCCGCTACATCGGGCGGCGGCTCGACCTCGGCGTCGCCGAGGACCTCGCCGCCGAGACCTTCCTGATCGCGTTCCGGCGGCGCGGCCGGTTCGACCCCGCGCGGGGCACGATCCGGCCCTGGCTGTACGGCATCGCCACCAACCTGATCGGCCGCCACCGCCGGGCCGAGCTGCGCCGCTACCGGGCCCTGGCCAGAACCGGCCCGCCCCCCGACGAGGACGGCCACGACCAGCGGGTCGCCGACCGGGTCACGGCGGGGGTGACGGTCGGCCGGCTCTCGGAGGCGCTGGCGGGACTGTCCAAGGGGGAGCGCGACGTGGTGCTGCTCATCGCGTACGGCGGGCTGACCTATGACGAGGTCGCCGAGGCACTCGGGGTCGCCTACGGCACCGTGGCCTCCCGGCTCAGCCGGGCCAGGGCCAAGCTGCACAAGTCGCTGGGAGTGGAGGCCCGATGA